The Denticeps clupeoides chromosome 5, fDenClu1.1, whole genome shotgun sequence genome includes a region encoding these proteins:
- the phactr4b gene encoding phosphatase and actin regulator 4B isoform X5: MGQNLPVETAPRSGTTHRDDDADHQNSTVGGEGGNLGDDTPTPKRKGKFSTLGKIFKPWKWRKKKSSEKFKETSEVLERKMSMRRPREELIEKGVLRELPDNEAEDAHGSKSPYVKNGHTLPIGGSSTDSRGHETRRTPTDSDSWPNSSWLPQGEERRGRGPSDGERRAALGSRGLGSEESREGRRGGRQGGEDWKPGTGWQVEEGRRSGGGRGHLDCDKRPGLQKATSEDGRRTRPESDWKPTLPRHASAEEGRGQREPDGVPEPETLRDTLREPLPPKQSVMPPKWLITSSTESGAEAAPRTPIHAPPVPFSSSANSPSSSSTVVSKPVRTVPPGANPGPTTPSSASPTGTTVQPVKQPPLPPPKPINRGNNPAMMAEITQATGGSNLAPVKPSPPMPPKRTTPVTKRTTSEDPSSAPIPAVTTSSTLSPEERPCVVSTGFQLPPPPPSPPLPSHIPPSPPRSHIHHLAHQHSYPHPLPQPIPAHFDPPSPEEEPAPRQTSVPLHIMIQRALTSPGPAVPHPDGAQHAHSLLFETPPEYQADARGRPLPVTIQPLKLDEGDYSEEEEEEDDGEEDEPPPEHIPPPQPELEPRSRRCLVGELSVSIIQEAADSSEEEEEEDEDVRGEESDSDGPVLYKDEDSDEDEEDECPPSALASRVKRKDTLALKLSSRPSAPDRQQTERPARDRGLVVERSARPEHMGLSWQSKEQWEAIRTQIGTALTRRLSQRPTAEELEQRNILQPKNQADRQAEVREIKRRLTRKLSQRPTVAELQARKILRFHEYVEVTSAQDYDRRADKPWTKLTPADKAAIRKELNDYKSSEMEVHEESRIYTRFHRP; this comes from the exons ATGGGCCAGAATCTCCCAGTGGAGACAGCACCTCGGAGTGGCACTACACACCGCG ATGATGATGCAGACCACCAAAATAGTACAGTGGGGGGCGAGGGGGGGAATTTGGGAGATGACACGCCTACCCCAAAACGCAAGGGCAAGTTCTCCACCCTTGGCAAGATCTTCAAACCGTGGaaatggaggaagaagaaaagcaGTGAGAAGTTTAAAGAAACTTCAGAAG TTCTGGAAAGAAAGATGTCGATGAGGCGCCCACGGGAGGAACTGATAGAGAAGGGCGTATTGAGGGAACTTCCTGACAATG AGGCAGAAGATGCACATGGTTCCAAATCTCCATATGTAAAGAATGGCCACACCCTACCAATAGGGGGCTCCAGCACGGACAGTCGCGGACACGAAACCAGACGAACGCCCACCGACTCTGATTCTTGGCCAAATTCATCATGGCTCCCTCAGGGAGAGGAGCGGCGGGGCCGCGGCCCTTCAGATGGTGAGCGCAGGGCCGCCCTAGGCTCCCGTGGGCTGGGGTCGGAGGAGTCTAGGGAGGGCCGGAGGGGGGGTCGGCAGGGTGGGGAGGACTGGAAGCCTGGCACAGGCTGGCAGGTTGAGGAGGGCCGGCGTAGtggaggggggcgtggccacctTGATTGCGACAAGCGGCCTGGACTTCAAAAAGCCACGtctgaggatgggaggaggacACGCCCAGAGTCCGATTGGAAGCCCACCCTCCCCCGGCACGCATCTGCTGAAGAGGGTCGAGGCCAGAGAG AGCCTGATGGCGTACCAGAACCTGAGACGCTGCGAGACACCCTGAGGGAGCCTCTGCCACCCAAACAGTCTGTCATGCCACCGAAATGGCTGATTACCTCCAGCACTGAGTCGGGCGCAGAGGCTGCCCCACGCACCCCCATCCATGCCCCTCCTGTGCCCTTCTCTTCGTCTGCCAActccccttcctcttcctccactgTGGTCAGCAAGCCTGTTCGGACAGTGCCACCTGGTGCCAATCCAGGGCCCACAACCCCTTCGTCTGCTTCGCCCACTGGCACCACTGTGCAGCCAGTAAAGCAGCCCCCTCTCCCACCACCAAAGCCCATCAACCGTGGCAATAACCCAGCCATGATGG cagaGATCACCCAGGCCACCGGGGGCAGCAACCTGGCACCAGTCAAGCCATCTCCTCCCATGCCTCCAAAGAGGACGACCCCTGTAACTAAGCGCACCACCTCCGAAGACCCCTCTTCTGCCCCCATTCCAGCCGTGACTACTTCCTCCACCCTGTCCCCCGAGGAGAGACCTTGTGTGGTGTCTACTGGCTTTCAactgccccctcctcccccatcTCCACCACTCCCTTCCCACATCCCGCCCTCACCTCCCCGGTCCCACATACATCACCTTGCCCACCAGCACTCCTACCCTCACCCCCTACCCCAGCCTATCCCTGCCCACTTTGACCCTCCAAGCCCAGAGGAAGAACCCGCCCCCCGCCAGACATCAGTGCCGCTCCACATCATGATCCAGAGGGCTCTGACCTCACCAGGACCTGCAGTGCCACACCCAGACGGGGCTCAACATGCTCATTCACTGCTGTTCGAGACGCCACCCGAATATCAGGCCGATGCCCGCGGCCGTCCGCTGCCGGTCACGATTCAGCCACTCAAGCT GGATGAGGGAGACTActctgaagaagaagaggaggaggatgacggaGAGGAAGATGAACCTCCACCGGAACACATCCCCCCACCCCAGCCTGAACTGGAGCCTCGGAGTCGCCGTTGCCTGGTGGGAGAGTTGAGTGTCAGCATCATTCAGGAAGCTGCCGACAGcagtgaagaggaagaagaagaggacgAAGATGTGAGGGGGGAGGAGAGCGACTCCGATGGCCCTGTGCTCTACAAGGATGAAGACtctgatgaggatgaggaggatgaatgCCCACCCA GTGCTCTGGCCAGCAGGGTGAAGCGGAAGGACACTCTGGCACTGAAGCTGAGCAGCCGGCCCTCAGCTCCAGACCGGCAGCAGACAGAGCGGCCAGCCAGGGATAGAGGCTTGGTTGTGGAGCGCTCAGCCAGGCCTGAACACATGGGCCTATCCTGGCAGAGCAAAGAGCAGTGGGAGGCCATCCGCACACAGATCGGCACTGCACTCACACG GCGTCTGAGCCAGAGACCTACTGCTGAGGAGCTGGAGCAGAGAAACATCCTTCAAC CCAAGAACCAGGCTGACAGGCAGGCAGAAGTTCGGGAGATCAAACGAAGGCTCAccaggaag TTGAGCCAGCGGCCCACTGTTGCTGAGCTGCAGGCCAGGAAAATCCTGCGTTTCCATGAATATGTGGAAGTCACCAGTGCTCAAGACTATGATCGGCGTGCTGACAAGCCATGGACCAAGCTCACCCCTGCAGATAAG GCTGCTATCCGCAAAGAGCTCAATGATTACAAGAGCTCTGAGATGGAGGTCCATGAGGAAAGCCGAATTTACACAAG GTTCCATCGGCCTTAG
- the phactr4b gene encoding phosphatase and actin regulator 4B isoform X4: MENRDDDADHQNSTVGGEGGNLGDDTPTPKRKGKFSTLGKIFKPWKWRKKKSSEKFKETSEVLERKMSMRRPREELIEKGVLRELPDNEAEDAHGSKSPYVKNGHTLPIGGSSTDSRGHETRRTPTDSDSWPNSSWLPQGEERRGRGPSDGERRAALGSRGLGSEESREGRRGGRQGGEDWKPGTGWQVEEGRRSGGGRGHLDCDKRPGLQKATSEDGRRTRPESDWKPTLPRHASAEEGRGQREPDGVPEPETLRDTLREPLPPKQSVMPPKWLITSSTESGAEAAPRTPIHAPPVPFSSSANSPSSSSTVVSKPVRTVPPGANPGPTTPSSASPTGTTVQPVKQPPLPPPKPINRGNNPAMMASTMHGGENTQLPLYWSCWKREGDYDVYLSLPVYLCRRTGGVRSAEITQATGGSNLAPVKPSPPMPPKRTTPVTKRTTSEDPSSAPIPAVTTSSTLSPEERPCVVSTGFQLPPPPPSPPLPSHIPPSPPRSHIHHLAHQHSYPHPLPQPIPAHFDPPSPEEEPAPRQTSVPLHIMIQRALTSPGPAVPHPDGAQHAHSLLFETPPEYQADARGRPLPVTIQPLKLDEGDYSEEEEEEDDGEEDEPPPEHIPPPQPELEPRSRRCLVGELSVSIIQEAADSSEEEEEEDEDVRGEESDSDGPVLYKDEDSDEDEEDECPPSALASRVKRKDTLALKLSSRPSAPDRQQTERPARDRGLVVERSARPEHMGLSWQSKEQWEAIRTQIGTALTRRLSQRPTAEELEQRNILQPKNQADRQAEVREIKRRLTRKLSQRPTVAELQARKILRFHEYVEVTSAQDYDRRADKPWTKLTPADKAAIRKELNDYKSSEMEVHEESRIYTRFHRP; the protein is encoded by the exons ATGGAAAATCGAG ATGATGATGCAGACCACCAAAATAGTACAGTGGGGGGCGAGGGGGGGAATTTGGGAGATGACACGCCTACCCCAAAACGCAAGGGCAAGTTCTCCACCCTTGGCAAGATCTTCAAACCGTGGaaatggaggaagaagaaaagcaGTGAGAAGTTTAAAGAAACTTCAGAAG TTCTGGAAAGAAAGATGTCGATGAGGCGCCCACGGGAGGAACTGATAGAGAAGGGCGTATTGAGGGAACTTCCTGACAATG AGGCAGAAGATGCACATGGTTCCAAATCTCCATATGTAAAGAATGGCCACACCCTACCAATAGGGGGCTCCAGCACGGACAGTCGCGGACACGAAACCAGACGAACGCCCACCGACTCTGATTCTTGGCCAAATTCATCATGGCTCCCTCAGGGAGAGGAGCGGCGGGGCCGCGGCCCTTCAGATGGTGAGCGCAGGGCCGCCCTAGGCTCCCGTGGGCTGGGGTCGGAGGAGTCTAGGGAGGGCCGGAGGGGGGGTCGGCAGGGTGGGGAGGACTGGAAGCCTGGCACAGGCTGGCAGGTTGAGGAGGGCCGGCGTAGtggaggggggcgtggccacctTGATTGCGACAAGCGGCCTGGACTTCAAAAAGCCACGtctgaggatgggaggaggacACGCCCAGAGTCCGATTGGAAGCCCACCCTCCCCCGGCACGCATCTGCTGAAGAGGGTCGAGGCCAGAGAG AGCCTGATGGCGTACCAGAACCTGAGACGCTGCGAGACACCCTGAGGGAGCCTCTGCCACCCAAACAGTCTGTCATGCCACCGAAATGGCTGATTACCTCCAGCACTGAGTCGGGCGCAGAGGCTGCCCCACGCACCCCCATCCATGCCCCTCCTGTGCCCTTCTCTTCGTCTGCCAActccccttcctcttcctccactgTGGTCAGCAAGCCTGTTCGGACAGTGCCACCTGGTGCCAATCCAGGGCCCACAACCCCTTCGTCTGCTTCGCCCACTGGCACCACTGTGCAGCCAGTAAAGCAGCCCCCTCTCCCACCACCAAAGCCCATCAACCGTGGCAATAACCCAGCCATGATGG CCTCCACCATGCACGGTGGGGAGAACACACAGCTCCCCCTCTACTGGTCCTGCTGGAAGAGGGAGGGGGACTATGACGTCTACCTGTCCCTGCCTGTCTACCTGTGCCGGCGTACAGGAGGAGTGCGCTCAG cagaGATCACCCAGGCCACCGGGGGCAGCAACCTGGCACCAGTCAAGCCATCTCCTCCCATGCCTCCAAAGAGGACGACCCCTGTAACTAAGCGCACCACCTCCGAAGACCCCTCTTCTGCCCCCATTCCAGCCGTGACTACTTCCTCCACCCTGTCCCCCGAGGAGAGACCTTGTGTGGTGTCTACTGGCTTTCAactgccccctcctcccccatcTCCACCACTCCCTTCCCACATCCCGCCCTCACCTCCCCGGTCCCACATACATCACCTTGCCCACCAGCACTCCTACCCTCACCCCCTACCCCAGCCTATCCCTGCCCACTTTGACCCTCCAAGCCCAGAGGAAGAACCCGCCCCCCGCCAGACATCAGTGCCGCTCCACATCATGATCCAGAGGGCTCTGACCTCACCAGGACCTGCAGTGCCACACCCAGACGGGGCTCAACATGCTCATTCACTGCTGTTCGAGACGCCACCCGAATATCAGGCCGATGCCCGCGGCCGTCCGCTGCCGGTCACGATTCAGCCACTCAAGCT GGATGAGGGAGACTActctgaagaagaagaggaggaggatgacggaGAGGAAGATGAACCTCCACCGGAACACATCCCCCCACCCCAGCCTGAACTGGAGCCTCGGAGTCGCCGTTGCCTGGTGGGAGAGTTGAGTGTCAGCATCATTCAGGAAGCTGCCGACAGcagtgaagaggaagaagaagaggacgAAGATGTGAGGGGGGAGGAGAGCGACTCCGATGGCCCTGTGCTCTACAAGGATGAAGACtctgatgaggatgaggaggatgaatgCCCACCCA GTGCTCTGGCCAGCAGGGTGAAGCGGAAGGACACTCTGGCACTGAAGCTGAGCAGCCGGCCCTCAGCTCCAGACCGGCAGCAGACAGAGCGGCCAGCCAGGGATAGAGGCTTGGTTGTGGAGCGCTCAGCCAGGCCTGAACACATGGGCCTATCCTGGCAGAGCAAAGAGCAGTGGGAGGCCATCCGCACACAGATCGGCACTGCACTCACACG GCGTCTGAGCCAGAGACCTACTGCTGAGGAGCTGGAGCAGAGAAACATCCTTCAAC CCAAGAACCAGGCTGACAGGCAGGCAGAAGTTCGGGAGATCAAACGAAGGCTCAccaggaag TTGAGCCAGCGGCCCACTGTTGCTGAGCTGCAGGCCAGGAAAATCCTGCGTTTCCATGAATATGTGGAAGTCACCAGTGCTCAAGACTATGATCGGCGTGCTGACAAGCCATGGACCAAGCTCACCCCTGCAGATAAG GCTGCTATCCGCAAAGAGCTCAATGATTACAAGAGCTCTGAGATGGAGGTCCATGAGGAAAGCCGAATTTACACAAG GTTCCATCGGCCTTAG
- the phactr4b gene encoding phosphatase and actin regulator 4B isoform X6, with the protein MGQNLPVETAPRSGTTHRDDDADHQNSTVGGEGGNLGDDTPTPKRKGKFSTLGKIFKPWKWRKKKSSEKFKETSEVLERKMSMRRPREELIEKGVLRELPDNEAEDAHGSKSPYVKNGHTLPIGGSSTDSRGHETRRTPTDSDSWPNSSWLPQGEERRGRGPSDGERRAALGSRGLGSEESREGRRGGRQGGEDWKPGTGWQVEEGRRSGGGRGHLDCDKRPGLQKATSEDGRRTRPESDWKPTLPRHASAEEGRGQREPDGVPEPETLRDTLREPLPPKQSVMPPKWLITSSTESGAEAAPRTPIHAPPVPFSSSANSPSSSSTVVSKPVRTVPPGANPGPTTPSSASPTGTTVQPVKQPPLPPPKPINRGNNPAMMEITQATGGSNLAPVKPSPPMPPKRTTPVTKRTTSEDPSSAPIPAVTTSSTLSPEERPCVVSTGFQLPPPPPSPPLPSHIPPSPPRSHIHHLAHQHSYPHPLPQPIPAHFDPPSPEEEPAPRQTSVPLHIMIQRALTSPGPAVPHPDGAQHAHSLLFETPPEYQADARGRPLPVTIQPLKLDEGDYSEEEEEEDDGEEDEPPPEHIPPPQPELEPRSRRCLVGELSVSIIQEAADSSEEEEEEDEDVRGEESDSDGPVLYKDEDSDEDEEDECPPSALASRVKRKDTLALKLSSRPSAPDRQQTERPARDRGLVVERSARPEHMGLSWQSKEQWEAIRTQIGTALTRRLSQRPTAEELEQRNILQPKNQADRQAEVREIKRRLTRKLSQRPTVAELQARKILRFHEYVEVTSAQDYDRRADKPWTKLTPADKAAIRKELNDYKSSEMEVHEESRIYTRFHRP; encoded by the exons ATGGGCCAGAATCTCCCAGTGGAGACAGCACCTCGGAGTGGCACTACACACCGCG ATGATGATGCAGACCACCAAAATAGTACAGTGGGGGGCGAGGGGGGGAATTTGGGAGATGACACGCCTACCCCAAAACGCAAGGGCAAGTTCTCCACCCTTGGCAAGATCTTCAAACCGTGGaaatggaggaagaagaaaagcaGTGAGAAGTTTAAAGAAACTTCAGAAG TTCTGGAAAGAAAGATGTCGATGAGGCGCCCACGGGAGGAACTGATAGAGAAGGGCGTATTGAGGGAACTTCCTGACAATG AGGCAGAAGATGCACATGGTTCCAAATCTCCATATGTAAAGAATGGCCACACCCTACCAATAGGGGGCTCCAGCACGGACAGTCGCGGACACGAAACCAGACGAACGCCCACCGACTCTGATTCTTGGCCAAATTCATCATGGCTCCCTCAGGGAGAGGAGCGGCGGGGCCGCGGCCCTTCAGATGGTGAGCGCAGGGCCGCCCTAGGCTCCCGTGGGCTGGGGTCGGAGGAGTCTAGGGAGGGCCGGAGGGGGGGTCGGCAGGGTGGGGAGGACTGGAAGCCTGGCACAGGCTGGCAGGTTGAGGAGGGCCGGCGTAGtggaggggggcgtggccacctTGATTGCGACAAGCGGCCTGGACTTCAAAAAGCCACGtctgaggatgggaggaggacACGCCCAGAGTCCGATTGGAAGCCCACCCTCCCCCGGCACGCATCTGCTGAAGAGGGTCGAGGCCAGAGAG AGCCTGATGGCGTACCAGAACCTGAGACGCTGCGAGACACCCTGAGGGAGCCTCTGCCACCCAAACAGTCTGTCATGCCACCGAAATGGCTGATTACCTCCAGCACTGAGTCGGGCGCAGAGGCTGCCCCACGCACCCCCATCCATGCCCCTCCTGTGCCCTTCTCTTCGTCTGCCAActccccttcctcttcctccactgTGGTCAGCAAGCCTGTTCGGACAGTGCCACCTGGTGCCAATCCAGGGCCCACAACCCCTTCGTCTGCTTCGCCCACTGGCACCACTGTGCAGCCAGTAAAGCAGCCCCCTCTCCCACCACCAAAGCCCATCAACCGTGGCAATAACCCAGCCATGATGG aGATCACCCAGGCCACCGGGGGCAGCAACCTGGCACCAGTCAAGCCATCTCCTCCCATGCCTCCAAAGAGGACGACCCCTGTAACTAAGCGCACCACCTCCGAAGACCCCTCTTCTGCCCCCATTCCAGCCGTGACTACTTCCTCCACCCTGTCCCCCGAGGAGAGACCTTGTGTGGTGTCTACTGGCTTTCAactgccccctcctcccccatcTCCACCACTCCCTTCCCACATCCCGCCCTCACCTCCCCGGTCCCACATACATCACCTTGCCCACCAGCACTCCTACCCTCACCCCCTACCCCAGCCTATCCCTGCCCACTTTGACCCTCCAAGCCCAGAGGAAGAACCCGCCCCCCGCCAGACATCAGTGCCGCTCCACATCATGATCCAGAGGGCTCTGACCTCACCAGGACCTGCAGTGCCACACCCAGACGGGGCTCAACATGCTCATTCACTGCTGTTCGAGACGCCACCCGAATATCAGGCCGATGCCCGCGGCCGTCCGCTGCCGGTCACGATTCAGCCACTCAAGCT GGATGAGGGAGACTActctgaagaagaagaggaggaggatgacggaGAGGAAGATGAACCTCCACCGGAACACATCCCCCCACCCCAGCCTGAACTGGAGCCTCGGAGTCGCCGTTGCCTGGTGGGAGAGTTGAGTGTCAGCATCATTCAGGAAGCTGCCGACAGcagtgaagaggaagaagaagaggacgAAGATGTGAGGGGGGAGGAGAGCGACTCCGATGGCCCTGTGCTCTACAAGGATGAAGACtctgatgaggatgaggaggatgaatgCCCACCCA GTGCTCTGGCCAGCAGGGTGAAGCGGAAGGACACTCTGGCACTGAAGCTGAGCAGCCGGCCCTCAGCTCCAGACCGGCAGCAGACAGAGCGGCCAGCCAGGGATAGAGGCTTGGTTGTGGAGCGCTCAGCCAGGCCTGAACACATGGGCCTATCCTGGCAGAGCAAAGAGCAGTGGGAGGCCATCCGCACACAGATCGGCACTGCACTCACACG GCGTCTGAGCCAGAGACCTACTGCTGAGGAGCTGGAGCAGAGAAACATCCTTCAAC CCAAGAACCAGGCTGACAGGCAGGCAGAAGTTCGGGAGATCAAACGAAGGCTCAccaggaag TTGAGCCAGCGGCCCACTGTTGCTGAGCTGCAGGCCAGGAAAATCCTGCGTTTCCATGAATATGTGGAAGTCACCAGTGCTCAAGACTATGATCGGCGTGCTGACAAGCCATGGACCAAGCTCACCCCTGCAGATAAG GCTGCTATCCGCAAAGAGCTCAATGATTACAAGAGCTCTGAGATGGAGGTCCATGAGGAAAGCCGAATTTACACAAG GTTCCATCGGCCTTAG
- the phactr4b gene encoding phosphatase and actin regulator 4B isoform X3 translates to MACILFSQRCGSWTPDDDADHQNSTVGGEGGNLGDDTPTPKRKGKFSTLGKIFKPWKWRKKKSSEKFKETSEVLERKMSMRRPREELIEKGVLRELPDNEAEDAHGSKSPYVKNGHTLPIGGSSTDSRGHETRRTPTDSDSWPNSSWLPQGEERRGRGPSDGERRAALGSRGLGSEESREGRRGGRQGGEDWKPGTGWQVEEGRRSGGGRGHLDCDKRPGLQKATSEDGRRTRPESDWKPTLPRHASAEEGRGQREPDGVPEPETLRDTLREPLPPKQSVMPPKWLITSSTESGAEAAPRTPIHAPPVPFSSSANSPSSSSTVVSKPVRTVPPGANPGPTTPSSASPTGTTVQPVKQPPLPPPKPINRGNNPAMMASTMHGGENTQLPLYWSCWKREGDYDVYLSLPVYLCRRTGGVRSAEITQATGGSNLAPVKPSPPMPPKRTTPVTKRTTSEDPSSAPIPAVTTSSTLSPEERPCVVSTGFQLPPPPPSPPLPSHIPPSPPRSHIHHLAHQHSYPHPLPQPIPAHFDPPSPEEEPAPRQTSVPLHIMIQRALTSPGPAVPHPDGAQHAHSLLFETPPEYQADARGRPLPVTIQPLKLDEGDYSEEEEEEDDGEEDEPPPEHIPPPQPELEPRSRRCLVGELSVSIIQEAADSSEEEEEEDEDVRGEESDSDGPVLYKDEDSDEDEEDECPPSALASRVKRKDTLALKLSSRPSAPDRQQTERPARDRGLVVERSARPEHMGLSWQSKEQWEAIRTQIGTALTRRLSQRPTAEELEQRNILQPKNQADRQAEVREIKRRLTRKLSQRPTVAELQARKILRFHEYVEVTSAQDYDRRADKPWTKLTPADKAAIRKELNDYKSSEMEVHEESRIYTRFHRP, encoded by the exons ATGGCCTGCATCCTCTTCTCCCAGCGTTGTGGCAGCTGGACTCCAG ATGATGATGCAGACCACCAAAATAGTACAGTGGGGGGCGAGGGGGGGAATTTGGGAGATGACACGCCTACCCCAAAACGCAAGGGCAAGTTCTCCACCCTTGGCAAGATCTTCAAACCGTGGaaatggaggaagaagaaaagcaGTGAGAAGTTTAAAGAAACTTCAGAAG TTCTGGAAAGAAAGATGTCGATGAGGCGCCCACGGGAGGAACTGATAGAGAAGGGCGTATTGAGGGAACTTCCTGACAATG AGGCAGAAGATGCACATGGTTCCAAATCTCCATATGTAAAGAATGGCCACACCCTACCAATAGGGGGCTCCAGCACGGACAGTCGCGGACACGAAACCAGACGAACGCCCACCGACTCTGATTCTTGGCCAAATTCATCATGGCTCCCTCAGGGAGAGGAGCGGCGGGGCCGCGGCCCTTCAGATGGTGAGCGCAGGGCCGCCCTAGGCTCCCGTGGGCTGGGGTCGGAGGAGTCTAGGGAGGGCCGGAGGGGGGGTCGGCAGGGTGGGGAGGACTGGAAGCCTGGCACAGGCTGGCAGGTTGAGGAGGGCCGGCGTAGtggaggggggcgtggccacctTGATTGCGACAAGCGGCCTGGACTTCAAAAAGCCACGtctgaggatgggaggaggacACGCCCAGAGTCCGATTGGAAGCCCACCCTCCCCCGGCACGCATCTGCTGAAGAGGGTCGAGGCCAGAGAG AGCCTGATGGCGTACCAGAACCTGAGACGCTGCGAGACACCCTGAGGGAGCCTCTGCCACCCAAACAGTCTGTCATGCCACCGAAATGGCTGATTACCTCCAGCACTGAGTCGGGCGCAGAGGCTGCCCCACGCACCCCCATCCATGCCCCTCCTGTGCCCTTCTCTTCGTCTGCCAActccccttcctcttcctccactgTGGTCAGCAAGCCTGTTCGGACAGTGCCACCTGGTGCCAATCCAGGGCCCACAACCCCTTCGTCTGCTTCGCCCACTGGCACCACTGTGCAGCCAGTAAAGCAGCCCCCTCTCCCACCACCAAAGCCCATCAACCGTGGCAATAACCCAGCCATGATGG CCTCCACCATGCACGGTGGGGAGAACACACAGCTCCCCCTCTACTGGTCCTGCTGGAAGAGGGAGGGGGACTATGACGTCTACCTGTCCCTGCCTGTCTACCTGTGCCGGCGTACAGGAGGAGTGCGCTCAG cagaGATCACCCAGGCCACCGGGGGCAGCAACCTGGCACCAGTCAAGCCATCTCCTCCCATGCCTCCAAAGAGGACGACCCCTGTAACTAAGCGCACCACCTCCGAAGACCCCTCTTCTGCCCCCATTCCAGCCGTGACTACTTCCTCCACCCTGTCCCCCGAGGAGAGACCTTGTGTGGTGTCTACTGGCTTTCAactgccccctcctcccccatcTCCACCACTCCCTTCCCACATCCCGCCCTCACCTCCCCGGTCCCACATACATCACCTTGCCCACCAGCACTCCTACCCTCACCCCCTACCCCAGCCTATCCCTGCCCACTTTGACCCTCCAAGCCCAGAGGAAGAACCCGCCCCCCGCCAGACATCAGTGCCGCTCCACATCATGATCCAGAGGGCTCTGACCTCACCAGGACCTGCAGTGCCACACCCAGACGGGGCTCAACATGCTCATTCACTGCTGTTCGAGACGCCACCCGAATATCAGGCCGATGCCCGCGGCCGTCCGCTGCCGGTCACGATTCAGCCACTCAAGCT GGATGAGGGAGACTActctgaagaagaagaggaggaggatgacggaGAGGAAGATGAACCTCCACCGGAACACATCCCCCCACCCCAGCCTGAACTGGAGCCTCGGAGTCGCCGTTGCCTGGTGGGAGAGTTGAGTGTCAGCATCATTCAGGAAGCTGCCGACAGcagtgaagaggaagaagaagaggacgAAGATGTGAGGGGGGAGGAGAGCGACTCCGATGGCCCTGTGCTCTACAAGGATGAAGACtctgatgaggatgaggaggatgaatgCCCACCCA GTGCTCTGGCCAGCAGGGTGAAGCGGAAGGACACTCTGGCACTGAAGCTGAGCAGCCGGCCCTCAGCTCCAGACCGGCAGCAGACAGAGCGGCCAGCCAGGGATAGAGGCTTGGTTGTGGAGCGCTCAGCCAGGCCTGAACACATGGGCCTATCCTGGCAGAGCAAAGAGCAGTGGGAGGCCATCCGCACACAGATCGGCACTGCACTCACACG GCGTCTGAGCCAGAGACCTACTGCTGAGGAGCTGGAGCAGAGAAACATCCTTCAAC CCAAGAACCAGGCTGACAGGCAGGCAGAAGTTCGGGAGATCAAACGAAGGCTCAccaggaag TTGAGCCAGCGGCCCACTGTTGCTGAGCTGCAGGCCAGGAAAATCCTGCGTTTCCATGAATATGTGGAAGTCACCAGTGCTCAAGACTATGATCGGCGTGCTGACAAGCCATGGACCAAGCTCACCCCTGCAGATAAG GCTGCTATCCGCAAAGAGCTCAATGATTACAAGAGCTCTGAGATGGAGGTCCATGAGGAAAGCCGAATTTACACAAG GTTCCATCGGCCTTAG